The nucleotide window taatggggtcctaagtcttgctgctctcaggaacaggtcccggagctgctgatgactcgatgggtgccccaaacttgctctatttctttttagctgggtttggagctatagatgagtgtggagggggtgggggtggggcggttgctcagcccgcgattaagtgagagccctttatagcctggaaatgtctcgattccacgtaccttccacgctgtgccctgttgtggggttcctccgttcgtctggacttgtttttatgtccccttgaggagttttgtgtgttttggtcaggagaggttaagagctgcttcttactctgccgccatcttaacccggaagccgtgtatattgttttaattgtacactgttataccaataggggactgcccccaaattggttttttgtcaatgcggctaattttaaccatttgttcatctatttcttttatccccaaattcctgaaaattttagaagttgtctatttttacaggtccagcgaagaaaaaggactaaccttttttttgccagacctcacggggaattgtaaaagtgaaatttgggagatgacaaactacatttcctgtggtccaacgggtttccggttccagttctttgggcgtggggacacctacgtctccacgcagggaagagtttataatctccggGGTTAGGGGGAgtgggctcttggccagcagactcaggaggaGAGAGGTAACAAAacggaggcggcagttttgaatgcttacaagcgtgtggtctaataactttatctatcagcatggctttaattaaaatactaatatatatatttataccagcctttattatttttcatatttataaaaggcagagagactcaggcagagctgctctcctccccttttctgctgcacctgatgacatttttcacatcctctgccctctgcccagcagccagtgGGAGCACAGAGGGGCTAAGGTATTAGAGAGACtaagaaatatcataaaaatgaaattaattaaattttactaGGTCAGAAATAACTTGTCATGGAGATGGCAAATATTTTTGAATCAGCAGTCTGTAGATAGTCAGATCACTAATCTGTTAGACCAGAGataaaaatctataacaaaatggaagaaaaaataaaagagaggaagtTTTGATTACTATTGCACTCAACTTCAACCTCAGGTTTTTTAAACAAGCTATTGATGTAAAAAAATGGGTAATGTATACAAGAATAGACATTGACAGAGACTGATACTATTTTTTAAGAAAGCTGAACCTTTGCAAATCGCTGCcacaaaaaggaaattagaaaaaaagatcatAGGAACCACATCAAGCAGAGAGAGATGACAGCCAAGACAATTTTGGTTTAAAGGCTTTTGTAAGATCTTAAATTATGAATAGTATCACCTCATAAAGGAGCAAGAAGCAACGGAAGGAAAGACAAGGGAAATACAAATTCAGATCAAGATCGATGAAAGACAAAACCCATCAAAGTCATCCTGAGAGTCTTTTAAGGtaaaaattggaggaaaaagtagatgaaaaaaatgaaaaatatctgtAAAGATTTTCATGCAATGTCTTTTCACCATAAGAGTTAGTAGAGCTTCTGTATTTGGACTGTAACACTTCAGTCCCAGGTGTGCTATGTAATGAAGTACCATAGAAATAGCAACTCAGAAACAAAGATGAGAAGAGGAGCTGGGCTAAGCCAAATGTAAATGACTTGGCACAGAGAAAGCCTATCCTGGAGGTGGTCCAAGTTGAGTGCAGAGAGAGATCTACTCTTAAAGTACTAGAAAAAGTGGAACATAATCTAGGCttagacaaaaaaacaaaaccaaaccatgcgttattgttttttccctttaaaaattgttttattttttctccaattacatgtaaaaagagtttccaacatttaaaaatgaattttgaatttcaaattctcttttataCCCCACCCCTCATCGAGATGGTAGTTAggctcatatagattttacatgtgcaatcatctaaaacattttcccatactaatccttttgtggaaggaaagtcGAATAAAAGGCAATTAtacaagaaagtgaaaaaagtttactttgATTTGGattgactccatcagttctttctctggaagcagatgacattttttatctgaggcttttggaattgttttggatcattgtgttgctgagaatagctaagttattcacagtggTTCATTgcaaagtattcctgtcactgtgtacaatgtttttctggttctccttattacactctgcttcagttcacataaatcttttcaggtttttctgagctcttcctgcttgtcatttcttacaacccaatagcattccattacaatcatatattataacttactcagtcatttcccaattgatgggtattccctcactttccaCTTCATGGAACTGTCTCCACAAAAAAGAGTCGctttagatatttttgtacatataggtctttctttttccttttttatctctttgggatacaaacctagtaatggtattgttggatcaaagagtatgtattagtttgtagtcctttgggcataggtccaaattctccagaatggttgaatcagttcatgattcccccaacagtgcattagtgcctcaattttcccatatcccctccaagttttgtcattttccttttatgtcttaatagccaatctcataggtgtgagatggtatcatagagtttttttaattttcatttctctaattaaaagtgatttggagcacttttttttttgcatgactgtaAAAAACTTTAATTaccttgagaactgcctgtttatatcctttcaccatttatcaattgggaaatgacttgtattcttatacatttgattcatttctctatgcATTTGAGGAATGAGGCCTTTAGTAAAGAGATTTATAAAAGAATTTTGcatcattatgattactgtgtattactctccatcttaTTCCTGGCCGCCATTTAGTTTTTTACCTCCACCTCCCCCCaattgccctcttttctatcaacaccatccccttctcttatcccctttccctcctttgttCCTGTatggtaagatagatttctatacccaattgattgtgtatgttcttctctCATTAAGTCAATTCTTATGAGTAAGCTTCCCTCTCTACCTTCCTCATCTTCCCttccattgtaaaagctctttaatgcctcttttatgtgcaataatttaccccatcctatttcccccttccccattctcccaatgcattcttctttctcattccttattttaatttttaaaagcgaTCATCCCATTTTATTCAACTCATactcttgccctctgtctatgtttACTACTTCTAACTGTCCTGatataaagttcttaggagttaaaaaaatcatcttcccatgtaggcaTATACACAGCTCAAcgttattgaatgtcttttgatttctccttcctttttcctttttatgcttctattgaatcttatatttgagagtcaaatttcctgttcatctctggtcttttcatcaggaatatttgaaagttctcaattttattgaatatccatttccCCCCTTAAGGAtcatgctcagttttgctgggtaagtgattcttgtttAAGTGATTGAAGGTCTAGCTCTTTTGTCCTCTGAACCATCATATGCCAGGCcctctgatcttttaatgtagaagttgctaaatcttgtgttatcctgactatgctccataatatttgaattattccTTTTTGGCTAATTGCAatattttggaatttggctataatgttcctgggtgttatccttttgggatcttttacaggaggtgatcagtggggattctttccatttctattttatcttcttgttCTGGAATATCaggataatttcttgaaagatgatatctaagcttttttttttttttttggttatggctttcaggtaattcaataattcttagattagctctcctggatttattttccaggccagttatctttccagtgaaatatttcacattttcttctgtttttttttcttccagttgcccaattctaatttttaagatatgattTTTAAGTGAGTTTTTggacttccttttccatttagccaattctgctttttagaaaattcttttcctcagtgaatttttgtacttctttttccagatggtcaattattctttttaaggagttctttttaGTGCAAATTCatgtatctttttccatttggccagctctgcttttaaaagaattcttcctTTCAGTGGATATATGTACCTCTTTTACTAACtggcctattctgttttctacggtattaatttcttcattattttttgtgcctcctttaccaaggtgttgacacttttttttgttttgtctatatTTCTTACCCTGCCCCAcccagtttttcttctacctctcttatttgattttcaaaatcctttttgagctccttcaGTAATTCTTCTTGAGCTTGAGAAAATGCATATTTTTCTTGGACACTTTGGATTCAGTTGTATTAAccatgttgtcttcttctgagtttgtgttttggtcttatctgtcaccaaaataactttcaatgttgaatgtcttcttttttttcttctcattttccatcccttttcttttctcttaacttaaaaaaatgattaaagatGGGCTCTGTAactggtgaagggagcactgtttcaagcttcaggttctttatgAAGTTGCCTTCAGGgctagctctggggatctatgtgattttaattcttccaaggtggtaggCTATAAGGAAAGttgtgtttaatattctcctggtctgtgttctggtctgtgagtaaccataAGCACttttttccaccttggaactgtgaTCAGGGTCCCCTTCTCCCCTGTGGCTACAAGTGCTGGTGCTTGCTAGTGATACTTCTCATCCTGAGACCATATCCATAACATGGATTTGGGGATGGGAGATGCAACAAGAGTCTTGCCCCtaaagccagcaaagggaccATTGTAATCTTCTTCTAGGCGGTAGCCAGATCACACTCCTCCCCATCATCTGTGGCTAAGATCTCCCAAAGCCTTTGCTGCTTATTCAGCCACCCCCAATGCCTTGTTCCTGTGGCAGAGCCTATCTTGGCATGCTTCTTTGCTCCCCACTTCCACCCTCGTGCAATAGCTCTTTCATGCCagccttctaaattgttttgtgCTGAAAAACCTTTTTGCCCTCTCTTTCTATGGGTTATGTTGCTCCAAAATTCATTCTGAAGTGTTATATCAGTTTTTTTGGAGGGTGATTTGACAGAGATCAGGTGGGTCTGTATACCTTCTCTGCCACTGACTCTGCCCACATGCCTTATTGTCAAATAAATGCAGCCAAGAGAATGCCAATAACTACCAACTCACATGCCTCTTTTCCATCTCTATGAACATTTTAACCAATCAACTGTTATAGGTAGATTATAAGAAAGCAATGAAGATAAGATAGGAAGCAGACAGCCAAAGCAAAACCCTTGGCAGGGTTTATAGACATTCCAATATGGAATGGTGAAAGAGTTTTGAGTTGGGAGAGAGTGAATTTGGCAGTGCTGGAAGGAGGAGTATGGAGCAGTTATCCAGCCTAGCTGAGCCTCTACAACCTGTGGATTTTGGGATTGTGGAGAAGATAGGAGAGACCATCGAGTAAGATAGCCTAGGCTGAGTGGAGATTACAAATCTGCAGTTGGTGGACAACTAGCAGATAGCCTTGTGCTCCCTAGTGCCTCACTGGATTTATTGGCTGAACAAGGATTTGGTTCCTGTGCCCTGTATTCATCTAAGGATCAGTGCGGACCAGTGTTGTgttgtgagaatcccaatctCCCAGCCCTCTCTAGCCTCGGCCAAGGCTGCCTACTGTCAGTGCTTAGTGTAGCAGGGAAGCCAGCTTAAATATGAACATTCTATTGACAGTTGGTAGTTCCCTAATAGTTAGACAAACCTcaccctctttccctaccttaACAACATTAAGCTTGTTTCATATACTTCCTGTTGTTTCTCCTCTAGACCAATTGAACCCACAATAAGTTACTTTGCTATCCCTGGTTAGTTTGGTGGGCAGTTAAACTGCCAACTGTCATTACCCAGCTTAGTGTATTACTCTGTCACTACCCCATTCCCCAAATCCCCTGTGTATTTAGTGTATCAATTCATTCCTTTCCCTGGTGGGGTGTGGGTGTGTTCCCTATTTGTGTTTATTCCATGTCTGGCTCTAGTCTGACCCACTTGACTATTTCACAACACATCATTTGGGGAGGAACTGACATAGGTAAAGATTGGAACATGAGTATCTCAAACatatttttctcctctaaaaCCAAACAGCTTGGAGGACCTACTTCAATGTCTTCCTTGACCATCAGGCAGGACCAGAGAAAACTCACTGACTCAAGGTGTATCCTCCTTTTGTCACTCTTTACTCTTCTTGCCTTTTCCACCATTTGTTCAAGGATTGCTAATAAAAtctatattatcatttttatttccccagtAATGACAACATACTGCCCTAAGTGTCCATTCAGTATCCTAGAAATTACTTTGTACATATCTTATATTTGATCTTCAGTGTACTCGTGTCCACTGCTGCTTCCTTTGTCTCTCcacagtagaatgtaaattcttggAGAGcaggaaatgttttctttttgtctttctttgtatagctcttagcacagtgcttggcacatgacAGCCACTTAAGAGATGCTAGCTGAAAAGAATTGAAATGACAGAACTTGCAGATGGATAGTCAACTGTCCAGAATTAAAAAGGAGAACTAGATAACATTACAGAAATGacacagtatttttttaatgactcCAAACAAAAGTTATCAATTTGACAAGAATATTTTTCTGGCAATACAATACATCAAAATAACTGACATTTCCATATcaatttaaggtttgtaaaggaGGTTAATACATTATCCCAACTAAACctctcaacaactctgtgaagcaTAGAACTGttagctccattttacatttgaggaaactgaaagaaataataatttttttctggggATTATACAGCCAGTAATTGttaaaggaaggatttgaactaggtcttcctcattctatGTCCACctctctttccaccataccacaTTCAATCcttgaagaattaaaattttgaatCACCCATAAGGTAACCGAGTAGCTGAGAGAGGGCATGGATTGGCAGAAACACATCACCAACTGATAACTACATCAGAGAAGAATAAGAGTATAACCGAAAAAGGTGGTCATGGGGTAAGAGCAAGAGATATCCCATTTGCACCATTGGTTTCCATGTAGTATCAAGAGTACAGAAAGACCCTAGCACTTTGAGTggagcctctttttttttaaaaacccttaccttccatcttggagtcaatactgtgtattggctccaaggcaaaatagtggtaagggtaggcaatgggggtcaagtgacttgcccagggtcacacagctgggaagtgtctgaggccagatttgaacctaggacctcccatctctaggtctggctctcaatccactgagctacccagctgccctctttgaGTGGAGCCTCTTGAGAGGATTTTCAGAATAATAAAAAGGGTCAGTCCATCCCAAACTTTAAGGAACTCATAATTTAATTGGTTGATTAGATATGACAAATactatacataatacatacatttAGTTTGTAAGCACACATACATGCCtcatacatatatgaatacataatAGAGATCTACACAAAATTAATTACCCAAAGCCAAGTAATAAATGGAATCAAGGGAAATTTTTTTCAACCTACATTGAATAGAGTTTATAAACGAGTGGAATGGTATGGTGGTCCTTTTGTTGTAGATGATTGTTGTTCTGATCCCTCACTGAAATGACCTTCAGTTTCATTTCTGGGATGGAAAAAGTAACAGAATCGTTTCAGAAATATCTCATCTAGAAGCCCACAGATCATGGGATAAATGCAGCAATGAGTGTTTGCAATGATTTTGGTTACTTGGATTGCTTTGTCCAGGTGATAATTGATGTCACAATCATTCAGGTTCAAGTGCTCTTGAAAAGTTTTAAGGAAAAGCACTAGATTATAAGGTGTCCACAACCCCATAAAAACAAGTGTTATGACAAAGATAAGTCTAAGAAGTTCATACCTTTTCTCCTTATATCTAGATGTTTTCTTAATTCTCATAtagcaaaagataaaaacaaacagtGGGATGAGAATTCCCAAAATGTTCATCTTTAAAGTCAGAAAATACTTCCAGAACTTCTCATCCCCTGGAGGATATTGGTAGATCTGAACAAAGTAGCAGATGTAATCTCTGTCTTCCATCTGAACTTGGGAAAGCATATATTCTGGTAAAGTGACCAGCATGGCTATTCCCCACGTGCTTATAATGATGCCACAGGTGGTCTTCTTGGTAGCTAAGCGAAATCTTCCCACGTGGACAATTGCCAGGTACCGATGTATTATTAAGAGTACCAGGAAACACACGTATCCATAGAAGCCTACTGAGTAAAACCCAGAAATTATTTTACACGTTGCATCTCCAAGGTCCCAGCTGTGTATTGCAGTGTGAATTGAGAAAGGGAAGGTgaccaagaaaagaaaattagaaattgcTATGTTTAGGAAATAGATGTTCACCACCACTTTGAGTCCTTTATATTTAACCAGGATTAACACAAGGAAGGCATTGCCTAGCAGACCAAGGATAAACATCAAGGAATAAAATGTTGGCAGAAATTGTGCTGCAAAGACTTTATCATCATACTTATGACATTCTTCTGTCAGGTCATGAGTAAAGTCGTCTTCTATGAAAACATCATAGTCACTTGGCAAAGTGCAATTGTCCATCTTGGGCTGTCTTGTGAagtactttttccccctttctctgtaCAAAGTTGTATCActctgaataaaacaaaaaacaaagcaggAATAGTAAACACAACCATGCTTCCCATTTACAGCCAATGTTTTATACTGGGAAAAATATTGGACTtatagtcagaagacctgagatgACCTCCTCTTTCCATCACTTATTGGgtttgtgaccctaggtaagtcacctaaacattctaaatctttttttgagAACAATATTCTTCCATTATTGCTGAATATAATAACAACTGATATTCTGGCAGGTCGTAAAGCTTGTGTTACCTCAGCTGCAAAAATGACTGGTGATAATGCTTCTATTATTTACTTCTATGTACTTACACTACATATTAACCAGAATAGGCTTACGATTAATGTGTAGGATGAAGATTTCTCTCAGTTCTCTGTACTTTGCCAAAGCAATGGATTCAGTTAAACAAGTATGTAGCTATCTATATATTTCGGTACAAGATGCCacgagaaaatttaaaaagtatattgtACAGCCTCAAAGGAGCTTACAATCATTTGAAGGTATAACAGTGGCTGGGAAAGAGGGGAAGAGTAGAATAAAATATGTACTCATGAAATAATTAGCAAATAATAGACGACATTCCACTATAAAATGCTAAAGAAGCATGTActcttaaaagagaaacaaatgtaGACAGCatgtagtgtttttttaaaaagtgtggaTTATTCACCAACTGAAAGCTTCTTACATAAGGCTCCTTATCTTAATTCTAAGAAAAAGTAAGTAAACAAGTGTTCGTGGAAGCAAAAATGACATACATTGACTGCTTAGCAATTGATTTAAAGAAGATGGCTTACCAGACAGATCTTCCTATGGGAAATTCAGTTGTTTTCTGACCAACCACCAAAAGAGCAATGCAAATAAACAATACATTTGCTAAGAAAGGAGACTTCTGTCATTTATAACCTCAGTTCTGAGCCCCAAAGGacaggaaaaaaattcttctccCTTTTAGTTTTTACCCATCGGCCAGCCTTTGTAACTTCCTGAAAAAAAGTCAACTGGAGTCTTCACCGAATAAGTCATCTGGACTTCAGAGGCTTCTGTTAAAAAGAGgaagtttgttttttcttcccttccccccaaccccacctcTAGTTTCCCAGCTAGCCAATTCTTCTGGCTACCTAAGATAAGCATATTTGGTGACTCCTCTTCAGGATGGCTAGTAGCTTCTTAAGtcttccttctattttagaataatTCTTACATCATTCCATTCTTTAGCCTGGAACAACCTCATTTCCATGTGTACCCTTGAAATCATACCCATCcttcaaatcctttctcaaaTGCTTCCTGTTTTATGAAATCTTCTCAGATCTCCCAGCCCCCATCTAAAGTTGTTGTGTAAAGTAAAAAATGTGTATAATTTCCCTTAAAAGCTCATAAATCCTGTGTAAAATACAGAACAACATCTTTCAACAGTTATATGTACTTGGAAAGGGCAGTCTAAATCAGGCAGAAGACGGATTTGGGAAGCTGATCTGCTGTGGAAACAATGgaatataaatttcattttttacaagTCCCAGAAAAGCTCTTCATTAGGAAATAGTTAGGAATCGAGACTTTtgctcaaataaaagaaaataaaagttggtGAAGACTTAAATGGTAGGAAAACAAAGAGGAAGTTCCCTTTAAAGGGCTGTGGGCTGAAGTGAGGTTATGAGGGTGACCATACCACCAACTGTTTATTCTTCCTGCTTTTACTAGTAGGTAAAAGGAGATATGGGGGTGCCAAAGGAAACATTTGAGAGGCATCCTAGTTGGCCAAGAATTCCAGAAAGGCCAGTTCTGGGTCCCTTTCATGAACTCATTAGCTCTATCAACCTATACAGAGTAAACAGATTTAGTATAATGAAGAGAACTGTGACTAAGAAGGAACATGTAGGTCTTCCATCTCACACTTTGGATCATTCACCATATTGAGTGGAAGAGCAACCAAAGTCATCTACaggatttaattatttttttttcttttgctgaaCACATATGATTGAATATAAATACATTAACTATTGCGAAAAGGAAGTTTGAGACAAGGAAAAGTGTAAAGAATTGGAGATACAAAAGCAAATGATTTTGCATGGAATGAAAGGTCTAAGATAATCAAGGAACGGAACTGAGAGAAGGCTTGAAGCTGAAGCAGGCAGTTGGACTCAGAATTCTGAGAGGAGTTTCTGGGAGAGGGAACTGAAGTCTGGAAGGAGTGGGAGCAGTGAGATGAGTTCTCAGCTTCTGGactatttctctccctctgatCTTGTTTGCAGTGGAGTTTGTGAGCTTGCCTCTGGTCTACTTCTATTCCTGATTTATCCCAGCCTGTCCCTGTCCTACTTTTATTCTACCTAAGAGACTCTTAAGGAAGATCCAGCCTGAACCTGAACTGTCCAGTTCCTGCTACAACCTCAACAGGCATTAGCCTACATCTTTGGGGATCAGGTCATTTTTGGTCACCAACCCTGATCCAGCTAACTTGTTCTGTACCTTTATCGAAAACTGTTTTGGAGAAGGCTATAGAGTAGGAAGCTAGAATAGGAATATTTTTAGGAACATAGAGCAATCAGGAAGGATGTGAGATAGCCTCAAGAAAAAGAAGCAAGACTTGTGAAAATCTTTTAGTTTTGGGGATAAGCATAGTTTATTAGCTTAGGGATCTCCTTAGCCCTCCATCCTCACCCAGTCCTTGTGGTTTTTAAGTCATTAAATCTGTTGTTAACAAGAATACAGAAAGTCAGATTGCATTTTTGAGAGCTCCAAGCCTTAGGGTAGCCATGGAAACAGCACAAACGGATTTTTGCTTTTACCAACCTTGTTTAGTGGCTAAACTTGCATCTTTTACTATCCCTATGATGTGACTACATTCTACTCCCTTTCTGCTACTTTCCAGATGAATTGCCTCTACTTACTATCACCAAAACTCATCATTACATCCCTTGCCTCTTTGTCTTTCTAAAAACTATCCCACATGCTTCCTTTAAGACACAACTTCAAGATGATATTTCccataggaagcctttcttggaCACTTCTTGTTACTATTCTGTGCTTTCTGAGATTAACTTTCATTTACATACATGTGTCTCTACCTCCTTGAGAgaaaatattgtttttcaattatcTTTGTTTCTTAGTGCATAGATCAGTCTTACATGTAGTAATtgctttgtaaatgtttgttgaatttagttTAATAATGCACTTATTCCACTTTACTTGTACTAGATGGAAAACTCCTTGAAGATAAGGAACCATATTCTTAGTTACCTTTGTAGACCTCTCAGTAAATCCTCAAATATTGTTAAGTGAATTTAAATTCCATACTTAGGCGTGACTATTTAAAAATGATTGCTACATGTTAGATGACATGATGGCATGGTGGGTAGAGAGCTGGCACTGAAGTCAGTCAGGGAAACCTGgtttcctctgacacatacttaAAGAATGTTTGACCTTTGGCAAACCACTTGATTCTTTAGTGCTTtggacaactctctaagactattaaTTGCACAGAACAGTTGCTGATCTGCCTGGGTAGAGGAAATTATGTAAattaatgaaatcatgaataaagcaaacaaaaatggataaataaagaaaaactgaTCTTTGTCCTCAAAGTTCTTAACGTTTGTCAGGAATGAATCCATAGAAGCATAATTCTTATTGTTTTCAACACCCACTTtgacaaaacttttaaaaatcctacCCTCAATCCATAGGGCAGCCTGTTCTATGTAGGAAGTCTtttggtaaatgcttaataaaatgcttcttGAGTGAGTTGATTGATCCCTTAGAACCTATGAGACAGAAGTACTCCTGGTTATTCCACTCTGGCCATATTCTCAGAGACAGAGGTCTTAGGCATATTCTTAGAGACAAAGTTCCCTCCTTCACCAAGACTTCCATGGCTTCCTAAAGATTTCCCTCTTTTGTCCTGCTCCTGGGTCAGTGACTTGGCAGACTAAAATATCAGAGGCATCAAACCACACATCTATGGCAAGCCCAGCTCTGCTTCTTGTTAGGAGCCTGTACTCTTCAGCAGATCCATGGCAATATTACCATGGGGCCTTCTTACCATGTCTGGTGTGACTCTGCTGTCTTTCTTGTCAAGTAGCTGCCACATCTTCGTATTTGTCTAAGTAGTGATTCAAATGTCTGCTCAT belongs to Gracilinanus agilis isolate LMUSP501 chromosome 5, AgileGrace, whole genome shotgun sequence and includes:
- the CCRL2 gene encoding C-C chemokine receptor-like 2 is translated as MDNCTLPSDYDVFIEDDFTHDLTEECHKYDDKVFAAQFLPTFYSLMFILGLLGNAFLVLILVKYKGLKVVVNIYFLNIAISNFLFLVTFPFSIHTAIHSWDLGDATCKIISGFYSVGFYGYVCFLVLLIIHRYLAIVHVGRFRLATKKTTCGIIISTWGIAMLVTLPEYMLSQVQMEDRDYICYFVQIYQYPPGDEKFWKYFLTLKMNILGILIPLFVFIFCYMRIKKTSRYKEKRYELLRLIFVITLVFMGLWTPYNLVLFLKTFQEHLNLNDCDINYHLDKAIQVTKIIANTHCCIYPMICGLLDEIFLKRFCYFFHPRNETEGHFSEGSEQQSSTTKGPPYHSTRL